The Sinomicrobium kalidii genome contains a region encoding:
- a CDS encoding branched-chain amino acid aminotransferase — protein sequence MKTEEVTPIKIEKAASSRIGKVDFDNLTFGSVFTDHMFVCDYADGSWGTPQIIPYQPLQLDPSARVFHYAQAVFEGMKAYKDDNDEIWLFRPEENFKRINKSSERMAMPVFPEDYFFEGLKTLLKLDKEWIRKGIGNSLYIRPFVIATEPSVMASPSGRYKFVIICSPAQSYYGGEVRVKIADHYSRAASGGIGYAKAAANYGAQFYPTNLAQKEGYQQVIWTDANTHEYLEEAGTMNVFFRIGDTLLTAPTNDRILDGVTRKSVIAVAEANGIDVAVRPIKVSEIMAAAKDGSLKEIFGSGTAAVINPVAGFGYKGEKFELPKIEKSYASLIKKQIVDIQYNKAEDPYGWRYKVDVE from the coding sequence ATGAAGACAGAAGAAGTTACTCCCATTAAAATTGAAAAAGCAGCAAGTTCCCGGATCGGAAAAGTAGATTTTGACAACCTTACTTTCGGAAGTGTTTTTACCGATCACATGTTTGTCTGTGACTATGCAGATGGCAGTTGGGGAACTCCTCAGATCATACCTTATCAACCTCTTCAACTGGACCCTTCGGCCAGGGTGTTCCATTATGCCCAAGCCGTCTTTGAGGGCATGAAAGCCTACAAGGACGACAATGACGAGATATGGCTTTTCCGCCCCGAAGAGAATTTTAAGAGGATCAACAAATCTTCTGAGCGCATGGCCATGCCCGTCTTCCCGGAAGATTATTTTTTTGAAGGATTAAAAACCCTGCTCAAACTGGATAAGGAATGGATCAGGAAAGGCATCGGGAATTCGCTTTACATCCGTCCGTTTGTCATTGCCACGGAACCCAGTGTAATGGCTTCCCCTTCCGGGCGGTACAAATTTGTTATCATATGTTCCCCCGCACAATCCTATTACGGGGGCGAAGTACGGGTAAAAATAGCCGATCACTACAGCCGGGCCGCTTCCGGAGGGATCGGTTATGCAAAAGCCGCCGCCAACTACGGAGCGCAGTTCTACCCTACCAACCTGGCCCAGAAAGAAGGATACCAACAGGTGATCTGGACCGATGCAAACACACACGAATACCTGGAAGAAGCAGGCACCATGAACGTCTTTTTCCGGATCGGAGACACACTCCTCACTGCACCTACCAATGACAGGATACTGGACGGGGTTACCCGTAAAAGTGTTATTGCCGTAGCAGAGGCCAATGGTATAGACGTAGCGGTTCGTCCCATAAAAGTAAGCGAGATCATGGCCGCGGCAAAAGACGGCAGCCTCAAGGAAATTTTCGGCAGCGGTACTGCTGCAGTGATCAATCCGGTGGCAGGGTTCGGCTACAAAGGTGAAAAGTTCGAGCTTCCGAAAATAGAAAAATCTTATGCCTCACTCATCAAGAAACAAATTGTAGACATCCAGTACAACAAGGCGGAAGATCCTTACGGATGGCGTTACAAAGTAGACGTAGAATAG
- a CDS encoding SRPBCC family protein, which yields MKILKYLFFLILILAIGISIYIAIQPSSYRVSRTQVINTHAPVVYNYVQELKTWKSWIPWLEKDPDMAITYGESTRGIGASYTWISKERSGKLETTAATPNTNLEQKLTYEKRPPSAVSWTFEPEENTTKVTWEISGKLDFMSKAYILYKGSMEKNIGPDLERGLHKLDSVILEDINKYSISIDGIAEQSGGFYLYTTTSSKISDSRKKISERIQAMREYIANNNISNVGLPFTYYHSRDEENDATIFSNGVFTSSKIVTEPGSEILTGKIPPFRALKVTLRGNTEHLDEAWDSAFAYLEERRIAQDTTGPYLEFYPSDASRTLNPAKWVTEIYVPVSELNIPPIVE from the coding sequence ATGAAAATCCTGAAATATCTTTTTTTCCTCATTCTTATCCTGGCAATCGGTATCTCCATATATATTGCCATACAGCCTTCGTCATACCGGGTGTCCAGGACACAGGTTATAAATACACATGCCCCGGTAGTCTATAATTATGTACAGGAGCTGAAAACCTGGAAAAGCTGGATTCCATGGCTGGAAAAAGATCCGGATATGGCCATTACATACGGAGAATCCACCCGTGGGATTGGCGCCAGCTATACCTGGATAAGCAAAGAAAGAAGCGGAAAGCTGGAAACTACGGCCGCCACGCCCAACACTAACCTGGAACAAAAACTGACTTATGAAAAGCGGCCCCCTTCCGCCGTATCCTGGACTTTTGAACCGGAGGAAAACACTACAAAAGTAACCTGGGAAATCAGCGGAAAGCTTGATTTTATGTCCAAGGCCTACATTCTGTATAAGGGAAGCATGGAAAAAAATATAGGCCCCGACCTGGAAAGAGGGCTCCACAAACTGGACAGTGTAATCCTTGAAGATATTAATAAGTATAGTATCAGTATTGACGGTATTGCCGAACAGAGCGGGGGTTTCTATCTTTACACCACCACTTCCAGTAAGATTTCAGACAGCAGAAAAAAGATCTCCGAACGCATTCAGGCCATGCGTGAGTACATTGCCAATAACAATATCAGCAATGTAGGGCTTCCGTTCACCTACTATCATTCCCGGGACGAAGAAAATGACGCCACCATATTTTCCAACGGGGTCTTTACCTCTTCCAAGATCGTCACGGAACCCGGAAGCGAAATACTGACCGGGAAAATACCGCCTTTCCGTGCACTTAAAGTCACCCTCCGGGGAAATACGGAACATCTTGATGAGGCCTGGGACAGTGCTTTTGCATATCTCGAAGAACGACGGATAGCACAGGACACCACCGGCCCTTACCTGGAATTTTACCCTTCTGATGCTTCCAGGACCCTCAACCCCGCAAAATGGGTTACCGAGATCTATGTACCGGTATCCGAACTGAACATTCCGCCTATAGTGGAATAA
- a CDS encoding nucleotide exchange factor GrpE has product MAKKDKKEETNSKDIMAEEQTAPATEEKTEAQEVPVEEQLKEELAKEKDKFLRLFAEFENYKKRTSKERIELFKTAGQDVVSAMLPVLDDFDRALVEIQRPDHDNNSTEGKKELLKGVELISNKFREALKSKGLTEIETAQGDAFDAELHEAITQIPAPSDDLKGKIIDVVEKGYKLGDKIIRYPKVVVGQ; this is encoded by the coding sequence ATGGCAAAAAAAGATAAAAAGGAAGAGACCAACAGCAAAGATATCATGGCAGAAGAGCAAACCGCACCTGCCACTGAAGAAAAGACAGAAGCTCAGGAAGTTCCGGTGGAAGAACAGTTAAAGGAGGAACTGGCAAAGGAAAAGGACAAATTCCTGCGCCTCTTTGCAGAATTTGAAAACTACAAAAAGCGAACGTCCAAAGAGCGTATTGAATTGTTCAAAACGGCAGGACAGGATGTCGTGTCTGCCATGCTGCCCGTACTTGATGATTTTGACAGGGCCCTTGTTGAAATACAAAGACCCGACCATGACAACAATAGCACGGAAGGGAAAAAGGAACTCCTGAAAGGGGTGGAACTCATAAGCAACAAGTTCAGGGAAGCCCTGAAAAGCAAAGGCCTCACGGAAATTGAAACAGCACAGGGCGATGCGTTCGATGCTGAATTGCACGAAGCCATAACCCAGATTCCCGCGCCTTCGGACGACTTGAAAGGAAAGATTATCGATGTAGTGGAAAAAGGGTATAAACTGGGAGACAAGATCATAAGGTACCCCAAGGTAGTAGTAGGACAGTAA
- the mnmD gene encoding tRNA (5-methylaminomethyl-2-thiouridine)(34)-methyltransferase MnmD produces MKRKIIKTADGSTTIHLEEWDEHYHSVHGAIQEARHVFIKNGLDTFPDGKVAVLEIGFGTGLNAFITLLEAKRRGLAIDYTGVEAYPVASEELQQLNYVGELKAEQQLPLFGKMHAVSWEEIHRISGEFALTKRKQSFTAIEDKEKFNLIYFDAFGPRVQPELWTREIFSRMYDALKEKGVLVTYSAKGSVRRAMQSVGFTVERLPGPPGKREMLRAVK; encoded by the coding sequence TTGAAACGAAAAATCATCAAAACTGCCGACGGTTCCACGACCATTCACCTGGAGGAATGGGACGAACACTATCATTCTGTCCACGGCGCCATACAGGAAGCCCGTCACGTGTTCATAAAGAACGGCCTGGATACGTTTCCGGACGGGAAGGTAGCTGTACTGGAAATAGGTTTCGGTACGGGGCTCAATGCATTTATTACCCTTCTGGAAGCCAAGAGGCGCGGACTTGCGATAGACTATACCGGGGTCGAGGCTTATCCGGTCGCTTCCGAAGAATTACAACAGTTAAATTATGTCGGGGAGTTAAAGGCCGAACAGCAGTTGCCCCTTTTCGGGAAGATGCATGCGGTTTCCTGGGAAGAGATACACCGTATATCCGGAGAGTTTGCACTGACCAAGAGAAAACAGTCCTTTACAGCTATTGAAGATAAAGAAAAATTCAACCTGATTTATTTCGACGCCTTTGGCCCCCGCGTACAACCCGAGCTGTGGACCAGGGAAATTTTTTCCCGAATGTACGATGCCCTGAAAGAAAAAGGCGTTCTGGTTACATATTCTGCCAAGGGGAGTGTGCGACGTGCCATGCAATCCGTAGGATTTACGGTCGAACGCCTGCCAGGCCCGCCCGGTAAAAGGGAAATGCTGAGAGCGGTTAAATAG
- a CDS encoding aromatic amino acid hydroxylase, with translation MEPAYESNPVLDKLPVHLKQFVKPQNYENYSAVNQAVWRYVMRKNVDYLSKVAHASYLDGLKQTGISIDSIPNMYGMNRILEEIGWAAVAVDGFIPPSAFMEFQAYNVLVIASDIRQLEHIEYTPAPDIIHEGAGHAPIIANPEYAEYLRRFGEIGCKAISSARDHDMYEAIRHLSIIKEAPDTPASEIEEAEKKVDELQNNMGEPSEMALIRNLHWWTVEYGLIGPLEHPKIYGAGLLSSIGESTWCMTDNVKKLPYTIEAAYREFDITKPQPQLYVTPDFAHLSLVLEEFANTMALRTGGLSGIKKLIASGALGTAELSTGLQISGVFTDVIEHEGHPIYLQTKGKTALSYREKELVGHGTAYHAEGFGSPVGKLKGINLAIEDMSPRDLKAYNIYEGERVTLEFEGGIEVTGDIITGTRNLQGKIILISFENCTVTHGDKILFKPEWGIYDMAVGKKVVSAFSGPADTRSFDLITHVPSEGTIRRKKSEEQIALETLYQSVRDIRENREITMEVHGIFESVKANHPKDWLLSVELYELAVDKGDDAFAREILVHLDKIKAESPKIAHLIEDGVGLTDNNLVE, from the coding sequence ATGGAACCAGCATATGAAAGCAATCCTGTATTAGACAAACTCCCTGTGCATCTGAAGCAGTTCGTAAAACCCCAGAATTACGAAAACTATTCGGCAGTAAACCAGGCGGTATGGCGTTATGTTATGCGCAAAAATGTGGATTATCTCAGCAAAGTGGCCCACGCTTCCTACCTGGACGGGCTGAAACAAACGGGGATTTCCATAGACAGTATTCCCAATATGTATGGCATGAACCGCATACTGGAAGAAATAGGCTGGGCAGCCGTGGCTGTGGACGGGTTTATCCCCCCGAGTGCTTTTATGGAGTTCCAGGCCTATAACGTACTGGTCATTGCGTCAGACATACGGCAGCTGGAACATATCGAATACACCCCCGCACCGGATATTATCCACGAAGGGGCGGGACATGCCCCCATTATCGCCAACCCGGAGTATGCCGAATACCTGAGAAGGTTCGGGGAAATAGGTTGCAAGGCGATTTCCAGTGCCAGGGACCATGACATGTATGAAGCCATAAGGCATTTGTCCATTATCAAGGAAGCCCCGGACACACCTGCCTCTGAAATTGAGGAAGCGGAAAAAAAAGTGGACGAACTGCAAAACAATATGGGAGAGCCCAGCGAGATGGCGCTTATTCGGAATCTGCACTGGTGGACCGTGGAATACGGTTTGATAGGGCCGTTGGAGCATCCCAAAATATACGGTGCGGGCCTGCTGTCTTCCATAGGGGAAAGTACCTGGTGCATGACCGATAATGTAAAAAAACTTCCTTATACCATAGAAGCAGCCTATAGAGAATTTGATATCACCAAGCCACAGCCTCAACTGTATGTGACTCCCGATTTTGCCCATCTGAGCCTCGTGCTGGAAGAATTTGCCAACACCATGGCCCTGCGGACGGGAGGGTTGAGTGGTATTAAAAAACTGATAGCTTCCGGTGCATTGGGCACTGCCGAGTTGAGTACCGGCCTCCAGATATCCGGGGTATTTACAGATGTAATTGAACACGAAGGGCACCCCATATACCTGCAAACCAAAGGGAAGACCGCCCTGTCCTACAGGGAAAAAGAACTGGTAGGGCACGGCACGGCTTATCATGCCGAAGGCTTTGGCAGCCCTGTGGGAAAACTGAAGGGGATTAACCTGGCCATCGAAGACATGAGCCCGCGCGACCTGAAAGCATACAATATCTATGAAGGCGAACGGGTAACCCTGGAGTTCGAAGGCGGCATTGAGGTTACCGGGGATATCATCACCGGGACCCGCAACCTGCAGGGCAAGATCATTCTGATAAGCTTTGAGAACTGTACGGTGACCCATGGCGACAAAATCCTCTTTAAACCGGAATGGGGCATATATGATATGGCTGTAGGCAAAAAGGTGGTATCTGCTTTTTCAGGTCCGGCGGATACCCGTAGTTTCGACCTGATTACCCACGTACCTTCCGAAGGGACCATCAGAAGGAAAAAATCTGAAGAACAAATTGCGCTGGAAACCTTATATCAAAGCGTACGTGATATCCGGGAAAACAGGGAAATAACTATGGAGGTACACGGTATCTTTGAAAGTGTAAAGGCTAACCACCCGAAAGACTGGCTCCTTTCCGTAGAACTGTATGAACTTGCTGTAGATAAAGGTGATGATGCCTTTGCCCGGGAAATACTCGTACACCTGGATAAAATAAAAGCGGAATCCCCGAAAATTGCACACCTGATCGAAGATGGTGTGGGACTAACAGATAATAATCTGGTAGAGTAG
- a CDS encoding nucleoside triphosphate pyrophosphohydrolase family protein — translation MKRKLEAVAEFHRAFGLGVASAPTVNLGKDKIDLRFKLMAEENEEYLEAAENNDLVEVADALGDMLYILCGTILEHGLQHKIEEVFEEIQRSNMSKLSEDGLPIYREDGKVMKGPNYFKPDISTVLDK, via the coding sequence ATGAAAAGAAAACTGGAAGCCGTAGCAGAATTTCACCGCGCATTCGGACTGGGGGTAGCTTCAGCACCTACAGTCAACCTCGGAAAAGATAAAATAGACCTCCGTTTTAAACTCATGGCCGAGGAAAATGAAGAATATCTCGAAGCCGCCGAAAACAATGACCTGGTGGAAGTGGCGGATGCCCTTGGCGACATGCTTTATATTTTGTGCGGAACAATTCTGGAACACGGACTGCAACACAAGATAGAGGAAGTGTTCGAGGAAATACAACGCAGTAATATGAGCAAACTGAGTGAGGATGGTCTGCCCATTTACAGGGAAGACGGAAAAGTAATGAAAGGACCCAATTACTTTAAACCGGACATTTCTACGGTACTCGATAAATAA
- a CDS encoding porin has protein sequence MKSITMTKFVKNAFFAIAALVNLTVFAQEEKKKFEISGSVDGYYRYNFSDEQRQAPASSFANDPGFALGMANIIASYEGEKVGFVADLVFGPRGEDAVFLSTGSSNIVNQLYVYWTVSDAVTLTFGNFNTFLGYEVISPTGNFNYSTSYMFSYGPFSHTGLKADFSLSDNWSLMLAVMNPTDYTEYNPSGVYTFGAQIGYETENGGTWLNAIYGKQYDGAAEAIIEDPTFQIDLTTGYDLTDMFYLGLNATYNETKDAGGFYGVALYPQLKTSEHFALGLRAEYFKELEDGGPVYGSDVETLDFTLTGSYTVGDLTIKPELRLDSVSEDVFFDKDGYDNGMSSEGSLGSFVLAAIYQF, from the coding sequence ATGAAATCGATTACTATGACAAAGTTCGTAAAAAATGCGTTTTTTGCCATTGCGGCACTCGTAAATTTAACCGTCTTCGCACAGGAGGAAAAAAAGAAATTTGAAATAAGCGGTAGTGTAGACGGGTACTATCGCTACAACTTTTCGGATGAACAGCGACAGGCCCCGGCTTCTTCCTTCGCAAATGACCCCGGATTTGCCCTGGGTATGGCCAATATAATTGCTTCTTACGAGGGTGAAAAAGTAGGCTTTGTTGCCGACCTCGTCTTCGGCCCGCGCGGGGAAGATGCCGTGTTTCTGTCCACCGGTTCCTCCAATATCGTAAACCAGTTGTATGTGTACTGGACCGTCAGTGATGCCGTAACCCTGACTTTTGGTAATTTCAACACCTTCCTGGGCTATGAGGTGATCTCTCCCACAGGGAACTTTAACTATTCCACCTCATACATGTTCTCTTACGGACCGTTTTCACACACCGGATTAAAGGCAGATTTCAGCCTCTCCGACAACTGGTCGCTCATGCTGGCTGTTATGAACCCTACCGATTATACCGAATACAACCCGTCGGGAGTGTACACATTCGGTGCACAGATCGGTTATGAAACGGAGAACGGCGGTACATGGCTCAACGCGATTTACGGCAAGCAATACGACGGAGCAGCAGAAGCGATCATTGAAGACCCTACCTTCCAGATCGACCTTACCACGGGTTATGACCTGACAGACATGTTCTACCTGGGACTCAATGCCACGTATAACGAAACCAAGGATGCCGGAGGGTTTTACGGGGTAGCCCTGTATCCGCAATTAAAAACATCCGAGCATTTTGCACTGGGACTCCGGGCCGAATACTTCAAAGAACTGGAAGATGGAGGGCCCGTTTACGGATCGGACGTCGAAACCCTGGATTTCACGCTCACCGGAAGTTATACCGTAGGGGACCTTACCATAAAACCCGAACTCCGGCTGGACAGTGTATCTGAAGATGTATTTTTTGACAAGGACGGCTATGACAACGGCATGTCTTCCGAAGGGAGCCTGGGCTCCTTTGTCCTGGCCGCCATATATCAATTCTAA
- a CDS encoding DUF1684 domain-containing protein, whose amino-acid sequence MKTTLITLLFLICLTSCKGDKRYHDREDMISADSTSAVWDIEQFQRELNEEFRDPKISPLKNRDRKDFQGLDFFPIDTTLRVRARLERTPQDLPFTMPTTTDRVTEEVRYGILHFSINNKEYRLNVYQNQELITREGYEDYLFLPFSDATNGEETYGGGRYIDLRIPEGDEIVLDFNKAYNPYCAYNKKYSCPIVPEENTLPVPVRAGVKSFEEN is encoded by the coding sequence ATGAAAACAACGCTAATAACACTGCTCTTTCTGATTTGCCTGACGAGCTGCAAGGGAGATAAAAGATATCACGACAGGGAGGATATGATCTCCGCGGACAGTACGAGTGCGGTTTGGGACATAGAACAGTTTCAGCGGGAATTGAACGAAGAGTTCAGGGACCCCAAAATATCTCCCCTGAAAAATCGTGACCGAAAGGACTTTCAGGGACTGGATTTTTTCCCGATAGATACGACCCTCCGGGTAAGGGCCAGGCTGGAAAGAACTCCGCAGGACCTCCCCTTTACCATGCCGACAACTACAGACAGGGTAACGGAAGAGGTGAGGTACGGCATCCTGCATTTCAGCATAAACAACAAAGAGTATAGGCTCAATGTGTACCAGAACCAGGAATTGATTACCCGTGAAGGGTATGAAGATTATTTATTCCTGCCTTTTTCTGACGCTACGAACGGCGAGGAGACCTATGGGGGCGGGCGGTATATCGATCTTCGTATACCTGAAGGCGATGAGATCGTGCTGGATTTTAATAAGGCTTATAATCCTTATTGTGCTTACAACAAAAAATATTCCTGCCCTATTGTGCCTGAAGAAAATACCCTGCCCGTTCCTGTCAGGGCCGGAGTAAAGTCCTTTGAGGAAAATTAA
- a CDS encoding P-II family nitrogen regulator: MKKIEAIIRKSKFDDVKEALHRVGVNFFSYWDVTGLGNEKQGHVYRGVTYSTADIQRRYLSIVVSDEFANKAVEAILDAAGTGSVGDGKIFVSSVEETYRIRTREKGKPSLN; the protein is encoded by the coding sequence ATGAAAAAAATAGAAGCAATTATCAGAAAGTCAAAATTTGATGATGTGAAAGAAGCCCTTCATCGGGTTGGAGTGAATTTTTTCAGCTATTGGGATGTTACCGGGCTGGGCAATGAAAAACAGGGGCATGTGTACAGGGGGGTCACCTACAGTACTGCCGACATTCAAAGAAGGTACCTCTCTATTGTAGTCTCTGATGAATTTGCAAACAAAGCGGTTGAAGCCATTTTGGATGCTGCAGGCACAGGGAGCGTGGGCGATGGAAAAATATTCGTGTCTTCCGTGGAAGAAACGTATCGAATCCGTACACGCGAAAAGGGAAAACCCTCGCTCAATTAA
- a CDS encoding DUF4920 domain-containing protein, with the protein MRQLSAKFLTVLFLLVFIACKQTAEKTDTPDRAYTSFGDSITLSGHWKAAEMDSRFATLGKDDTLSVKFASEILEVCPKKGCWMKVKLADDRKAMVRFKDYGFFVPKDASGKVVIEGKAYVEKMPVKDLRHYAADAGKSEEEIAQITEPVITYAIEANGVLIEQ; encoded by the coding sequence ATGAGGCAGTTAAGTGCAAAATTTTTAACGGTGTTGTTTTTGCTGGTGTTTATAGCTTGTAAACAGACTGCCGAAAAAACAGATACCCCAGACCGGGCTTACACGTCTTTCGGCGATTCCATAACCCTTTCCGGACATTGGAAAGCAGCAGAGATGGACAGCAGGTTTGCCACACTTGGAAAAGACGATACCCTATCTGTGAAGTTCGCTTCGGAGATACTTGAAGTTTGCCCCAAAAAGGGATGCTGGATGAAAGTAAAACTCGCAGACGACCGGAAAGCCATGGTACGGTTTAAGGATTACGGCTTTTTCGTGCCCAAGGATGCTTCGGGAAAAGTAGTGATCGAGGGAAAAGCCTATGTAGAGAAAATGCCCGTCAAAGACCTGAGGCATTATGCAGCGGATGCAGGAAAGTCCGAGGAAGAAATAGCACAGATCACCGAACCGGTAATTACTTATGCCATAGAAGCTAATGGCGTGCTGATAGAACAATAG
- a CDS encoding ammonium transporter: MEETLLTANNIWMMVCTGLVFFMHLGFSFLEIGLTRQKNTINILFKNVFIICVGLLLYCFIGFNLMYPGSFIGGILPDYFIGLFGLSVPEGGLTAAYADGGYTYWTDFLFQGMFAATAATIVSGAVAERVKIGSFMLFSIIYVGVVYPIAGSWKWGGGFLDEWGFYDFAGSTLVHSVGGWAAIVAVYLLGARIGKFSKDGKVNALPGHNIPMATAGVLILWLGWFGFNGGSVLSADPGATSLTLVTTCLAAAAGGVSAFIISTILYKNYDLTMFLNGILGGLVGITAGADQMAPTDAIIIGVVAGVIIVLGVAFIDKLKLDDPVGAIAVHLICGIWGTLAVGIFGAMAGLNQFLVQLAGVAIIGAFCVVSAFIILIIIKKTIGLRVTKEEELEGLDLHEHGGMEAYPDFRMNQH; this comes from the coding sequence ATGGAAGAAACTTTATTGACAGCCAATAACATATGGATGATGGTGTGTACCGGATTGGTATTCTTTATGCACCTGGGGTTTTCCTTTCTCGAAATAGGACTTACCCGGCAAAAAAACACGATAAACATCCTTTTCAAAAACGTATTTATTATATGTGTGGGCTTATTGCTTTACTGTTTCATAGGTTTTAACCTCATGTATCCCGGAAGTTTTATAGGAGGTATACTTCCCGACTACTTTATAGGCCTGTTCGGACTTTCGGTCCCGGAAGGCGGATTAACCGCAGCATATGCCGACGGCGGATATACATACTGGACCGACTTCCTTTTTCAGGGCATGTTTGCGGCCACTGCCGCAACCATAGTTTCCGGAGCAGTTGCCGAAAGGGTGAAAATCGGAAGCTTTATGCTCTTTTCCATTATTTATGTAGGTGTCGTATACCCCATTGCAGGTTCCTGGAAATGGGGCGGCGGATTCCTGGACGAATGGGGATTCTATGATTTTGCGGGCTCCACCCTGGTACATTCCGTAGGCGGATGGGCTGCCATAGTAGCCGTGTATTTATTGGGGGCACGTATAGGTAAATTCAGTAAAGACGGAAAGGTCAACGCCCTTCCGGGGCACAATATCCCCATGGCCACTGCCGGGGTGCTTATCCTGTGGCTGGGATGGTTCGGTTTTAACGGGGGTTCCGTACTCTCCGCCGATCCCGGGGCCACCTCACTGACATTGGTGACCACCTGTCTCGCCGCAGCTGCCGGAGGTGTTTCGGCATTTATCATTTCTACCATACTTTATAAAAACTATGACCTTACCATGTTTCTCAACGGTATTCTCGGCGGACTGGTGGGTATCACCGCCGGAGCCGACCAGATGGCCCCTACCGATGCCATAATTATAGGTGTTGTAGCCGGAGTAATTATCGTACTGGGTGTAGCTTTCATAGATAAACTGAAACTGGACGACCCGGTAGGTGCTATTGCCGTTCACCTGATATGCGGCATATGGGGAACACTGGCCGTAGGTATTTTCGGTGCAATGGCCGGCCTTAATCAATTCCTCGTTCAGCTTGCCGGTGTAGCCATTATCGGTGCATTCTGTGTGGTATCGGCATTTATCATACTTATAATCATCAAAAAGACCATAGGGTTACGGGTTACCAAAGAAGAAGAGCTCGAAGGGCTCGATCTCCACGAACATGGAGGAATGGAAGCCTATCCCGACTTCAGGATGAATCAGCACTAA
- a CDS encoding MDR family MFS transporter, translating to MPNSFLKKYVSSFEGFSREIWFLTLITFINRAGTMVLPFLSRYLKEDLHFSYGQIGWIMVCFGLGSMTGSWLGGKFTDKIGFYRVMVFSLFTSGVLFLALQFVTGFQGLCAAMFIIMTVSDMFRPAMFVSLGTYSKPENRTRALTLVRLAINLGFAAGPALGGFIIIQMGYAGLFWVDGITCILAIVLFRILVGEKRTNTKDDVPDTAVSKEGKPVFRDKPYWVFLFVTFVLGMLFFQLFTTLPIYHEEVYGLTEFQTGLLMSLNGLLIFVFEMPLVSYIEKQKAAKTRLILLSTILMATSFFVLLFPGWAGVLVLSMAIITLGEMIGFPYTNAFAMSRASKGREGRYMALYTMSFSLAHIWSAKTGMEIIDRWGYNANWLFMGTLGVIALVCALFLRNMVRKEEQEA from the coding sequence ATGCCAAATTCATTCCTGAAAAAATACGTTTCCTCTTTCGAAGGATTCTCCAGGGAAATCTGGTTCCTCACGCTCATAACCTTTATCAACCGGGCGGGCACCATGGTATTGCCTTTTTTGTCCAGGTACCTGAAGGAAGACCTTCATTTTTCCTACGGCCAGATCGGATGGATCATGGTATGTTTTGGCCTGGGTTCCATGACAGGGTCATGGCTGGGCGGAAAGTTCACCGATAAAATCGGCTTTTACAGGGTTATGGTCTTCAGCCTGTTTACCAGCGGAGTCCTGTTTCTGGCCCTTCAATTCGTTACCGGGTTCCAGGGATTGTGTGCCGCGATGTTCATTATTATGACCGTTTCGGATATGTTCCGTCCCGCCATGTTTGTTTCCCTCGGGACCTACAGCAAACCCGAGAACAGGACCCGGGCGCTCACCCTGGTGCGTCTTGCCATAAACCTGGGATTTGCTGCCGGGCCCGCCCTGGGCGGATTTATCATAATTCAGATGGGTTATGCCGGGTTGTTCTGGGTAGATGGCATCACCTGTATCCTGGCCATTGTACTGTTTCGCATACTGGTCGGTGAAAAGCGAACAAATACCAAAGATGATGTGCCGGATACGGCGGTTTCGAAAGAAGGGAAACCTGTGTTCAGGGACAAACCATACTGGGTTTTCCTGTTTGTTACATTTGTATTGGGCATGCTGTTTTTCCAGCTCTTCACCACCCTTCCCATTTATCACGAGGAAGTGTACGGGCTTACGGAATTCCAGACCGGCCTGTTAATGTCCCTTAACGGGTTGTTGATCTTCGTTTTTGAAATGCCCCTTGTCAGTTATATTGAAAAACAAAAAGCGGCAAAGACAAGACTTATCCTCCTGAGCACAATACTCATGGCAACCAGCTTTTTTGTCCTGTTGTTTCCGGGCTGGGCCGGTGTATTAGTGCTAAGTATGGCTATCATTACCCTGGGAGAAATGATCGGGTTCCCTTACACCAATGCCTTTGCCATGAGCCGTGCCAGTAAGGGCAGGGAAGGTCGTTACATGGCCCTTTACACCATGAGTTTTTCTCTGGCACACATATGGAGTGCGAAAACAGGTATGGAAATCATTGACCGTTGGGGTTATAACGCCAACTGGCTGTTTATGGGGACACTGGGAGTGATAGCCCTGGTCTGTGCCCTCTTTCTCCGGAATATGGTAAGGAAAGAGGAGCAGGAGGCATAG